The nucleotide sequence TTTTTTCTTCACGCTGAATACCTAAGGCTGTAACGACTACTTCGCTTAATGCGTTGATGTCCGGCATTAAGGTGACATTGATTTCAGTTTGATTTCCTACTGTAACTGTTTCTGTTGTATACCCAATAAAACTAAATGTTAACTGAGCCGTGGCAGACGGAACATTGATGCTGTATTTGCCTGAAGCATCTGTAGTTGTTCCAGTAGTTGTTCCTTTTAGTGAGACGGATACACCTGGTAGGGGCTGACTTTCTTCAGAAAGCACTTTGCCCATAATAGTACGCGACTGTGCATACACAGCATAATGGCAACTTAGCCATAGGATACCTAATACAAAATATCTTTTCAGATAATGCAATCCAAAAAGAACGTTGGATGAGTAATTTTTCATCATGTGTTGGTTAGTTAATAATAAAGGAAAGGGGATATAAGTATAGATATTATACAATATCTGTACTTTCAAAGTAAAATAAGATTTGTATTTGCAAAATACAAGTATGGTAATCCTTATTATTTAGTCTGTTTAGTATTATATAGGAAATACTAAGCTTAATTTAAAGCTGGTTGTTTGAAAAGTTCAATATGGTAATGTGTACTTTTCCCTAGTATCTGTATACCTTGATAGGTAGTTATACTTTAAATTGTGCAATATTGATAGTTGCGGCTTTATCAATATCACAGATATTCGTTTACTAACCGAAATCCTGCTTTAAGGAGAGGAATAACCCCGATAAGGAGCAATTGTGCTACGCTTATCGGGGGCAATAATTATATCTAGAATTTACTTAAAATTTCCAGCGAACAAAAGCTTCCATTGCTTCATACTCTGCTAGACCAAGTTGATTATACAAATCAGCCGTTCCTCGGTTTCTTTCTTCAGCTCTTTGCCAGAATTCGCGATCATCAGATCCCTGGAACACTACACCATCTTTTTGTGACTGGTGTTTAAAGATACCAAACCGTTTTTTCATAACCTGATCCGGACTCATTGGTACTGCCATCTCGATTTCATGGATATCCCACTCAGCCCAGGCTCCACGATACAACCATACCCAACAATCTTTCATGAAATCTTCGCTTTTCAATCTGTTTACTGCTTCTATAATAGCATCCAGGCAAACTTTGTGTGTCCCATGTGGATCGGCAAGGTCTCCGGCTGCGTAAATCTGATGAGGCTGTACCTGACGGATGATATCCATTACAATCTGAATATCAGCTTCTCCTAATGGGTTTTTTTGTACAAGTCCTGTTTCATAAAAAGGTAGATCCAGGAAATGTGCGTTTTCTGGAGGAATACCTACAAACCGGCATGTTGCTTTTGCTTCACCTCTTCTGATCAAACCTTTTACATGGCGAAGTGCAGCTGTATCCATTTCATGTGCCTGTTGCAGGAATGTATCTGTTTCCTTTAGCATATCTGATGCCTGATCAGACTGAATAGCAAATGCTTTGTTGAAGTCAACTACAAACTCCATGAAACGACGAGCCTCATCATCTGCCACAGCAATATTACCAGATGTCTGATAAGCTACATGTACATCGTGTCCCTGATCTACAAGACGCTGGAAAGTACCACCCATAGAGATAATATCATCATCAGGGTGTGGACTGAATATCAGAACCCGTTTGCGAACAGGATTGGCTCTTTCCGGACGGTTTGTATCATCTACATTCGGTTTTCCACCTGGCCATCCTGTAATCGTACGCTGAAGTTTATTGAAAACTTTTATGTTTATATCATATGCACTACCATACTGCACCAGCAAATCACTCAACCCATTGTCATTATAATCCCGGTTGGTTAATTTCAGAATAGGTTTTTCCAGTTTCAGCGCAAGATGTGTAACTGCTTTTTTAGTCATGGAATCATTCCATGTCACATCATCTACTAACCATGGAGTTTTGATACGGGTAAGTTCAGCCGCAGCTCTTTCATCAATCACAAAACGAGTGTTTGGATGTGCTTGTAGATAAGAAGCCGGATTTTGCTCACTGACTACTCCTTCTACTGCCTGCTGAATCACAGGTGCTTTACGCTCTCCCCAAGCCAGCAGTACAATTTGGCGAGCATTCATAATAGTTGAAACGCCCATTGTAATTGCTTTCTTTGGTACTAAATGAATACCCCCAAACTCAGTTGCAGCAGCTGCACGTGTAGATTGGTCAAGGGTGATTAAACGTGTGCGGGAAGATTGTAATGATCCTGGTTCGTTAAAGGCAACGTGTCCATTTCCTCCAATTCCCAACAATTGAAAATCTATACCGCCTGCCTCAATGATTCGTTGTTCATATTCTTTGCAATAGTTAGATAGCATAGCTAATGGGATTGTGCCATCTGGAATATGAAAATTTCCTGGCAGAATATCCACATGGTCAAACAGGTTTTCCCGCATGAAGCGATGATAACTGTGAATTGAATCTGGAGTCATTGGATAATACTCATCCAGATTGAAAGTGATTACATGTTTAAAGCTAAGCCCTTCGTTTTTGTGCAAACGTATTAGTTCCGCATATACTGTTTTTGGAGATGAGCCTGTGGCTAAACCCAAGACACAGGTTTCTCCTTTCTTACCCTTTTCGTTGATCACTTTTGCCATTTCCCTCGCTACCCAGGCAGAGGCTTTCTTCGAGTCTGCATAGATATTGGTAGGAATTTTTTCAAAGCTGATACTTTGATCTATAGTTTCCTGAATGATTGAAAAGGAGGGGGTTTCTGTTAACATGGAGATGTTATGTTTTTTAAAATAATCAGATAAAGCTCGATTCTATAACTCAAGTACAAGTATAAAAATTAATTTTCATTGTTTTATCTAATTAATAAAAAATTTTTTTAATTAAGTAAACCTACTAAACCTATATATTCTGTAATAGAAAGTATTCAAATACTTATATATTTGTTGAAAAAAAATATTTTTCAATATGTTAGAGATCAAAGAGTCGGTTGTTGAAATAAAAAAGAGCCGATTGAAACATTTATTGTTGAAGGAACTCTATATAAGTGGTCCCAGTACCGTTATTAAAATTAGTAAAATCGTTCATTCCAGTCCTCCTTCCATTGCTATGTTACTCAACGAGTTAGCTGAAGAGGGATGGGTTATGGAAGTAGGCGTAGGATCTTCTAAATCAGGACGTAAGCCTGTACTATATGGTTTAAATTCTTCCCATGGTTTTGTTGTTACCTGGAGCATCAGCAAAGTAAAAGGTCGGTTGGTTTTGTATAATCTTAATCATGATGTGTATGCAGAAAAGGATTACAACTTCAAACTGGAAAACAACAATTCCTATGCTGCCTTTATTGCAGAGAAGACCCGCGAGTTTCTAAAAGAAGAAAAAATTGATATTAGTCGTATCATTGGAGTTGGCATATGCATGCCAGGTTTGATCGATAAGAATACAGGGTACAATTACACGCACAAAAATAAGGAAGACAAACCCTTAAATGCTCTTATTGAGAAATATCTTGATGTACCTGCCTTTACATTGAATGATGCGAAAGCCATTGCTTTTGGCGAAAAGCGGTTTGGATTAGCTAAGGATTACAATGATGTATTGGCTATTAATATAGACTGGGGTGTTGGATTAGGTATTTTATTAAAGGGAGAAGTTTTCAATGGAACGGCAGGATTTGCAGGGGAGTTGGGTCATATTCAGGTACGACCAATGGGAGAACTCTGCTCGTGTGGCAAAACAGGTTGTTTGGAAACAGTTACTACTACAGAAGTATTGATTCGCAGAGTGAAGGAAGAAATTGCCAAAGGAAGAGTTTCTAAAATTCTTCAGCTTTCCAATGGAGAAAAAGATACTATCACAGAAGATTTGATTATTGCTGCTACTCACCAGGGCGATGAACTTTGTATAGATCTTTTTCAGGAGATAGGTACAGAGTTGGGAAAGGCTCTATCTATCGCAGTGCATTTATTCAATCCGGAACTTATCATTGTGGATGGTTTGCTGGCCAGAGCTGGAAAATTCATTACGATTCCTATTGAGCAGGCTATTAATAAATATTGTTTGGCAGAATTCCGGGACCACCTGAAAATAAAGACTTCTCAATTACGTGAATCGGCAGCATCTTTTGGAATGTATGCCTATGTAATGGAGCATATTTTTGAATCTGGCGTGTAAATCTTTTGTGGGAGTCCAAAGTCTAAGGATTACTAGGTATACTCTGGACTTCTATCATTTTTAGTGAAAATTATCTTGCACAATAACATCCCACTCTCTTTATTGGTTAAGGTTGATTTTCTGAATAAACCTACAGTCATGCTTTAAAAATTACTGTAAAAGAATACATTATAACCTACCTGTTTTTCAGAAAAGACTACTATTTTTGAGCAAGTTCACAGCTATCTGTATTGATAACAAACCCATAGTATATTACCTCTATGCAATATTATAATTCTATTGTGGATACTATTGGAGATACTCCATTGGTAAAATTGAATAAAGTGACCAAAGGGATTAAAGGAACCATTTTGGCAAAAGTAGAATATTTCAACCCGGGTAATTCTGTCAAAGACCGGATTGGGATCAAGATGATTGAAGATGCAGAAAAAGCAGGTATCCTGAGGTCAGGTGGAACTATCATAGAAGGTACTTCTGGTAATACCGGAATGGGATTAGCTCTTACTGCCATTGCCAAAGGATATAAGTGTATTTTCACAGTTTCTGATAAGCAATCACAGGAAAAGATCAATATTCTTCGTGCTGTAGGGGCTGAAGTAATTGTTTGTCCCACCAACGTGGCACCAGAAGATCCTCGTAGTTATTATTCAGTAGCACGTCGTTTGAACCAGGAAATCCCTAATTCTTTTTATCCGAATCAGTACGATAATTTATCCAATGCTGCTGCTCATTATGAAACCACAGGTCCGGAGATTTGGGCACAGACAGAAGGAAAGGTAACTCATTATGCCTGTGGCGTAGGAACAGGTGGTACTATTTGTGGGGCAGGTAAATATCTGAAAGAACAGAATGCAAATGTGGTAACTGTCGGAATAGATACATATGGTTCTGTTTTTAAAAAATACAAAGAGACAGGGGTTTTTGATGAGAATGAAATTTATCCTTACTTAACGGAAGGTATTGGAGAAGACATTCTTCCAAAAAATGTTGATTTTTCACTTATTGATCATTTCATCAAGGTTACTGACAAAGATGCTGCTGTCATGACTCGTCGGCTGGCACGGGAAGAGGGTATGTTTGTAGGATGGTCATGCGGATCTGCTGTGTATGGGGCTTTGGAATATGCTCGTGAGCATATGAAAGAGGGAGATGTAATGGTGATTATATTACCAGATCATGGAACACGTTATCTGAATAAGATATATAATGATACCTGGATGAAAGATCATGGGTTTTTGGAAGCACGTGATTTTGCAACCGCCCGTGATATTGTTCATTCCCGAAATATTTCTGATCGACTGCTAACAGTAGATACTGTTATGAAAGTAAATGATGCGGTTCGTTTACTAACCAAGGAAGGTATTTCCCAGATTCCTGTTACAGATGGAGAACAGATTGTTGGAAGTTTGACAGACTCAAAAATATTGGGCCAGCTTATCGAAAGACCTGAGATTCGGGATTCTCCAGTAAGTGAATTAATGGATCCTCCTTTTAAATTTGTAGGGTTGGACAATACATTGGATGTACTGTCGTCATTGATTGATAAAGAAAATAAAGCCTTGCTGGTACGCGATGAATTGAATCGTGTTCACATTATTACTCAGGCAGATTTGTTGTCTGCAATGGCAGGATAATATCTTTAATTGTATTTTCAGAGGTACGATTGTTGATTTGATAGTGCTTTCAGATCAGCAATCGTACTTCTGTTTTTATCTCAATATTTTATGCGAATTGTTAACGCCTTTCTTATTTTCCTTTTTTTATCAGCTTGTGCTTCCAAAGAGCAGAAAAGCAGTGAATCAACCACTGATATTTTGTCTGATACTGCCCAAACTTCTGAAGGGAATAATACCAATGTAGATAAAGAATCAGAGCTCCAAACAGAAACTTCTGTGAATAGAAGTACTAACCAATTGGAAAACTTTTCTGGGATTACCAATTTTCAACCAGCAAAACCTATAAAAGATCTTTCAATTCGGAATTTTGTCACCAGATTAGACCAACCTGACTCTACTTTTGCAGACTCAGACTCTTTGTGCCCTGTCGGACAGTTACATTTCTGGAATCTGAAGGGGCAAAATTGCCGCATTTTTGCTTTAGGAGATGATTATAGTCAGAAGATAAATCTACGTGCATCTTGTCGGGTATATGGAGTACAGTTAGTAGAAGGTGCAGAAAGTGCTGATTATGTAGGTTTTTTAGGCATTAAGCTTGGCGATGAGTCAAAGGAAGTGGAGAATAAATTAGAAGAGTTCGTAAAAAGTAATCCTGCTTATCGGTATGAGAAATTGAAAGGAGAATCTATTTTAGAAAGATTCCTTGCTAAAAAACAAAAATCGGTATTTGTTTTAACTGATGGAAAACGATACATGCATTTTGCAATAGGAAAGAAACAAAAACTAAATTATATACTTTTTGCTAACATGGAAGTTCGCAGTGCATGTTAAAATGGTAGTAGTATAATTGATTGGTTGTGAATGGGATACTATTTTGCGGTTAGTGTTGTAACTCATGTATACTTTTTGACAGCGAGTGCATTAATAGCTATAAAAGCCGCTTATTTACTCACATACTATTTCTTATGCGATCCTTTTCATTTTATTTCCTTACTGTTCTATCAATTATATTTTATCTGAGTAGTTGTAAGCAGTCAGTTTCTGATCAAACGACTTCTCTTGGGGATTCTACCAATCATGTATCTGAATTGTTTAGTGGACACTGGATTATTAAAGACTATATGGATCAGTTGTTACAGTCTCATTCTATATCTGGAATTCAAGAAG is from Xanthocytophaga agilis and encodes:
- a CDS encoding ROK family protein gives rise to the protein MLEIKESVVEIKKSRLKHLLLKELYISGPSTVIKISKIVHSSPPSIAMLLNELAEEGWVMEVGVGSSKSGRKPVLYGLNSSHGFVVTWSISKVKGRLVLYNLNHDVYAEKDYNFKLENNNSYAAFIAEKTREFLKEEKIDISRIIGVGICMPGLIDKNTGYNYTHKNKEDKPLNALIEKYLDVPAFTLNDAKAIAFGEKRFGLAKDYNDVLAINIDWGVGLGILLKGEVFNGTAGFAGELGHIQVRPMGELCSCGKTGCLETVTTTEVLIRRVKEEIAKGRVSKILQLSNGEKDTITEDLIIAATHQGDELCIDLFQEIGTELGKALSIAVHLFNPELIIVDGLLARAGKFITIPIEQAINKYCLAEFRDHLKIKTSQLRESAASFGMYAYVMEHIFESGV
- the nagB gene encoding glucosamine-6-phosphate deaminase, whose amino-acid sequence is MLTETPSFSIIQETIDQSISFEKIPTNIYADSKKASAWVAREMAKVINEKGKKGETCVLGLATGSSPKTVYAELIRLHKNEGLSFKHVITFNLDEYYPMTPDSIHSYHRFMRENLFDHVDILPGNFHIPDGTIPLAMLSNYCKEYEQRIIEAGGIDFQLLGIGGNGHVAFNEPGSLQSSRTRLITLDQSTRAAAATEFGGIHLVPKKAITMGVSTIMNARQIVLLAWGERKAPVIQQAVEGVVSEQNPASYLQAHPNTRFVIDERAAAELTRIKTPWLVDDVTWNDSMTKKAVTHLALKLEKPILKLTNRDYNDNGLSDLLVQYGSAYDINIKVFNKLQRTITGWPGGKPNVDDTNRPERANPVRKRVLIFSPHPDDDIISMGGTFQRLVDQGHDVHVAYQTSGNIAVADDEARRFMEFVVDFNKAFAIQSDQASDMLKETDTFLQQAHEMDTAALRHVKGLIRRGEAKATCRFVGIPPENAHFLDLPFYETGLVQKNPLGEADIQIVMDIIRQVQPHQIYAAGDLADPHGTHKVCLDAIIEAVNRLKSEDFMKDCWVWLYRGAWAEWDIHEIEMAVPMSPDQVMKKRFGIFKHQSQKDGVVFQGSDDREFWQRAEERNRGTADLYNQLGLAEYEAMEAFVRWKF
- a CDS encoding cystathionine beta-synthase — encoded protein: MQYYNSIVDTIGDTPLVKLNKVTKGIKGTILAKVEYFNPGNSVKDRIGIKMIEDAEKAGILRSGGTIIEGTSGNTGMGLALTAIAKGYKCIFTVSDKQSQEKINILRAVGAEVIVCPTNVAPEDPRSYYSVARRLNQEIPNSFYPNQYDNLSNAAAHYETTGPEIWAQTEGKVTHYACGVGTGGTICGAGKYLKEQNANVVTVGIDTYGSVFKKYKETGVFDENEIYPYLTEGIGEDILPKNVDFSLIDHFIKVTDKDAAVMTRRLAREEGMFVGWSCGSAVYGALEYAREHMKEGDVMVIILPDHGTRYLNKIYNDTWMKDHGFLEARDFATARDIVHSRNISDRLLTVDTVMKVNDAVRLLTKEGISQIPVTDGEQIVGSLTDSKILGQLIERPEIRDSPVSELMDPPFKFVGLDNTLDVLSSLIDKENKALLVRDELNRVHIITQADLLSAMAG